A window of Patagioenas fasciata isolate bPatFas1 chromosome 5, bPatFas1.hap1, whole genome shotgun sequence contains these coding sequences:
- the SVIP gene encoding small VCP/p97-interacting protein — MGLCLPCMGGAVKDVVETPDPEIKRRQLAEAAEKRQMEASSRGIKNVYSVEQKKKKQEEIEKRMAASGSGGEGGLRWQVG, encoded by the exons ATGGGGCTGTGCCTGCCCTGCATGGGGGGCGCCGTCAAGGACGTGGTGGAGACGCCCGACCCG gaaataaaaagaagacaACTAGCAGAAGCTGCTGAAAAGAGGCAGATGGAG GCTTCCTCTCGAGGGATTAAGAACGTTTACTCTGtagagcaaaagaaaaagaaacaggaagaaatagaaaaaagaatGGCAGCTTCGGGttctggaggagaaggaggactAAGA TGGCAGGTTGGATAA